The segment CACAACACACTGCAACTACCCAAATTAAAACTCCATCCGTacatttatccatccatacatccatccatacattcatccatccattcatccatccaaacaaatcccatcccactcactcactcactcctcCCCACTCCACTCCGTCCTCCCCAACCTAACAATATCCCTCTGCCCCAATTCCCACACTCTCGGAATCTCCGCCCCCTCTAATCCGCCCTTCCCATCCCTCCCACCCAACGCCCTAACCCCCGCCTCGACCGCCGCCCTCCCAATAACCCTCGCATCCTGTGCCCAAAAATCCTGCAACCCCGGATTgacccatcccatcaaccCCGCCACCTTGCGAGCCGCAAACTCCACGGGTCGCGAatcctccctctctcctaCGATCAATCCCGGTTTCAGAATAATAACATGCTTAAccctattttcttttttttccagCAGCGCCTTCACCTCGTTTTCGAGCTCACCCTTCATTTTCGGGTAAGGGAACATGGAAGAAGCGTTTGCGCCATGTGTGGAAACGAGGATGTAGATTTTACCATTTGCGGTATCGGGCTCAGACTCCGGCTTGTTGGAATCCGCAGCGAGCGAAAACGTAGACGCGAGCTCGAGATTTAAATCGTGGTCGATTTTGCGCTGGGCTTCGATACTACCCGCTTGTGCTTTGGTGGTTCCGAGCgcggagaagaagaggagaggagagggagagatggaggagagtAGCGAAGACCATGTTGATGTGTCTGTGGAGGTGAGGGGGTGAAGTTTGggggtggtggtgctggGTTTGGGGTCGCGGCGAGAGAGGGAGTGCACgctggagatggaggggtgAGAGAGGAGGGTAGAGAGGATGTGGGAGCCCTGGTTGCGTTAGTATTTTGGTGAAAGACGAGAAGCTCTCGGAAATataaggaaaagagaaaagaaaagacatACGACAAGACCGGTACTCCCTACGATAGAGGCTGAAGTCATTATATCTTCTGTATCTTTCGTCTTCTTGTCTTCGTACAATGTATATCCCACTAGATATCTCAATCTCCAAAATTCCTACACAGAATGCACAGTATaaaatatgtatgtatacaaCAACAGCTAGCCGGCgaaggaattcaataatcaatatcacaaaGACAACCAAAAAACACAATCAAAAAAACCCAAACAAAAACCTTATCCCTCCCTCCGAGCTTCCCCAGACATgccatcatctcatctcatcatctcatctccactCTCCTCACCCACCCCGGCAGGAATGCAAAAACGCTTTGTTCGTTCGCCACATATTTTCGGCGATAACGATAcgctttctttctctcgacCACTTGGTCCGAAGAAATCCGAAGTTTTGGCGTTCATAAAGTTTGGAGTTTTTTGGTCCCTTGTCGTACGGGATTTCAGGAATGAAGATACACTAAATGCGGCTTTGTAATTATCATGATTTTCGAGGGATACAGAGTGTGAGTACACAAAAACGTTGTGATACTGTGTTTGTGAAACATTGGTGGAATGCTCGAGTGGTAAGTTTGGAGAACAGAAATTATAGCGATATACTGGTCAATGGAGACTTGGTGAGTAAAGAGCCATTAAAAGCAATACAACACTCGAACAcataataatacttttcatttctcatttaACAGCCATTTATCATCATATTCCCATCTAATCCAGGAACCCCATAAGAAATGCTGAAAACCCCTCAAAGCGCCCAGTCTCCATTCCGTATCCCAAATCAACCATGTATCCCAAATCTAGCATAAGATATCTCCTATCTAAACCAACGATCGTAATCAAACCACCAAGAGAACATCTTACTCTACAGAAATATGttaccaccttctaccaTATAACGAGTCTTCCACCTTTCTAGCTTGAAAGGGAGTTGGTGTAATCTTTCTCGGTGCCGATGAACTTTGTGAACCATAACTATCCAAAGTCGCTGCACTCTTACTTGGACTTCTACTGGCAGATTCCTTCAAGATTCTTGGCTTAGCACCAAGATCATATGCACCAGCAGCAGGCGGAGCATGTTCAGCATCTCTCCTGAACAATTGGAGAATCTCCTTCATTCCCAATTTACCAGCACCACCTTTACCACCTTCAATAGTTTGATTTGCAAGTTCtcgtttcttctcttgaagaAGTAAAATTCGCTCTTCAACTGTATCTTTGATAGTAATCTTGTAAACGATAACATCAATTTTCTGCGTGAGACGATGTACACGATCGATGGCTTGTTCTTCAACGAACTATAAAGATATGTGTTAGT is part of the Botrytis cinerea B05.10 chromosome 13, complete sequence genome and harbors:
- the Bcfmp52 gene encoding Bcfmp52, whose protein sequence is MTSASIVGSTGLVGSHILSTLLSHPSISSVHSLSRRDPKPSTTTPKLHPLTSTDTSTWSSLLSSISPSPLLFFSALGTTKAQAGSIEAQRKIDHDLNLELASTFSLAADSNKPESEPDTANGKIYILVSTHGANASSMFPYPKMKGELENEVKALLEKKENRVKHVIILKPGLIVGEREDSRPVEFAARKVAGLMGWVNPGLQDFWAQDARVIGRAAVEAGVRALGGRDGKGGLEGAEIPRVWELGQRDIVRLGRTEWSGEE